A genomic region of Microlunatus sagamiharensis contains the following coding sequences:
- a CDS encoding zinc-ribbon domain-containing protein, giving the protein MECPRCHAQIPETAHFCAQCGDDRRGRDAGRRRSFAARPDEPVASFALVSSIMPRGSGQRPQTYRVALTIALVVALVAAIFGAMPIAVLVAAFAVPIVYIVYMYDVNLWEDEPIPVTGLAFALTGVLAILWTVLWTWLRGPVSFSAPSLEGSGSGAPDLGTFLVVALLAPVVGEAIRQVGPVLLASRPQFDDLMDGLTFGVISGVAYSTFDTLVRHWALLTGGLQDADPGLWVSLVFLEGFVKPLLIGTASGLACAEFSGLGRGYDGFTPRYVRAVVLAVAANVAYQAGVYLFSFLGDATLGVLLSIVWGLLLLGILILRLRVVLHTGLMEAALEHAARTAGVGPDGELEFCSQCEMPLQPGAAFCAACGTAVAATANGVRPRVPATAGAAPGEETVTVHRGSGAAAVPSAEQGRSEHDGEEQA; this is encoded by the coding sequence ATGGAGTGCCCGCGCTGCCACGCGCAGATCCCCGAGACCGCCCACTTCTGCGCCCAGTGCGGTGACGACCGCCGCGGCCGCGACGCCGGCCGGCGCCGCTCGTTCGCGGCCCGCCCGGACGAGCCCGTGGCGTCGTTCGCGCTCGTCTCCTCGATCATGCCGCGCGGGTCGGGCCAGCGGCCGCAGACCTACCGCGTCGCGCTGACCATCGCGCTCGTGGTGGCGCTGGTGGCCGCCATCTTCGGGGCGATGCCGATCGCGGTGCTCGTCGCCGCCTTCGCCGTCCCGATCGTCTACATCGTCTACATGTACGACGTGAACCTCTGGGAGGACGAGCCGATCCCGGTCACCGGGCTCGCCTTCGCGCTCACCGGGGTCCTGGCGATCCTCTGGACCGTCCTCTGGACGTGGCTGCGGGGACCGGTCTCCTTCTCCGCGCCGAGCCTCGAGGGCTCCGGCAGCGGTGCGCCCGACCTCGGCACCTTCCTGGTCGTCGCCCTGCTCGCGCCGGTGGTCGGCGAGGCCATCCGCCAGGTGGGCCCGGTCCTCCTGGCCAGCCGGCCCCAGTTCGACGACCTCATGGACGGGCTCACCTTCGGCGTCATCAGCGGCGTCGCCTACTCCACCTTCGACACCCTCGTGCGCCACTGGGCGCTGCTCACCGGCGGGCTGCAGGACGCGGACCCCGGCCTGTGGGTCTCGCTGGTCTTCCTCGAGGGCTTCGTCAAGCCGCTGCTGATCGGCACGGCGAGCGGGCTGGCGTGCGCCGAGTTCTCCGGCCTCGGGCGCGGCTACGACGGCTTCACCCCGCGCTACGTCCGTGCGGTCGTGCTCGCCGTGGCAGCCAACGTCGCCTACCAGGCCGGGGTGTACCTCTTCTCCTTCCTCGGCGACGCGACGCTCGGCGTCCTGCTGAGCATCGTGTGGGGCCTGCTGCTCCTCGGCATCCTGATCCTGCGGCTGCGGGTCGTGCTGCACACCGGGCTCATGGAGGCCGCGCTGGAGCACGCCGCGCGCACGGCGGGGGTGGGGCCGGACGGCGAGCTGGAGTTCTGCTCCCAGTGCGAGATGCCGCTCCAGCCGGGCGCCGCCTTCTGCGCCGCCTGCGGCACGGCCGTGGCCGCCACCGCCAACGGGGTCCGGCCCCGCGTGCCCGCGACCGCGGGCGCCGCACCGGGTGAGGAGACGGTCACCGTGCACCGGGGCTCCGGCGCGGCCGCCGTGCCGTCGGCCGAGCAGGGACGAAGCGAGCACGACGGGGAGGAGCAGGCATGA
- the coaE gene encoding dephospho-CoA kinase: MTATGVRRVGLTGGIASGKTTVADLLAARGAVLVDSDVLAREVVEPGTPGLAAVVERFGTSVLAPDGRLDRPALGRLVFGGEGSAAARRDLEGIVHPAVRARAAELEAAAGPGRVVVHVIPLLVETGQAGSFDLVVVVDVDPAVQRARLLARDGLDDAAVDARIAAQASREERLAAADVVLDNSGSRADLVRHVDDLWRRISPE, translated from the coding sequence GTGACGGCGACGGGCGTACGGCGGGTCGGGCTGACCGGGGGCATCGCCTCGGGCAAGACCACGGTGGCCGACCTCCTGGCCGCTCGGGGCGCGGTGCTCGTCGACTCCGACGTGCTCGCCCGCGAGGTCGTCGAGCCGGGCACGCCCGGGCTCGCGGCGGTCGTGGAGCGGTTCGGGACGTCGGTGCTGGCCCCGGACGGCCGGCTCGACCGGCCGGCGCTCGGCCGGCTCGTCTTCGGCGGCGAGGGGTCGGCTGCCGCGCGGCGCGACCTCGAGGGGATCGTGCACCCCGCCGTCCGCGCGCGGGCCGCCGAGCTCGAGGCCGCCGCCGGCCCCGGCCGGGTCGTCGTGCACGTCATCCCGCTCCTCGTGGAGACCGGGCAGGCGGGCTCGTTCGACCTCGTCGTCGTGGTCGACGTGGACCCGGCGGTGCAGCGGGCCCGTCTGCTCGCCCGCGACGGGCTGGACGACGCGGCGGTCGACGCCCGCATCGCCGCGCAGGCCTCGCGCGAGGAGCGGCTGGCGGCCGCGGACGTGGTGCTCGACAACAGCGGGAGCCGGGCGGACCTCGTCCGACACGTCGACGACCTGTGGCGCCGAATCAGCCCTGAGTGA
- the rpsA gene encoding 30S ribosomal protein S1, whose protein sequence is MTSSLEAPPQVAINDFESDEAFLAAIDATIKYFNDGDIVSGTVVKVDRDEVLLDIGYKTEGVIPSKELSIKHDVDPFDVVSVGDEVEALVQQKEDKEGRLILSKKRAQYERAWGTIEKIKEEDGVVTGSVIEVVKGGLIIDIGLRGFLPASLVEMRRVRDLQPYVGMELEAKIIELDKNRNNVVLSRRAWLEQTQSEVRQNFLTQLQKGQIRKGVVSSIVNFGAFVDLGGVDGLVHVSELSWKHIDHPSEVVEVGQEVTVEVLDVDMDRERVSLSLKATKEDPWQAFARTHQIGQIVPGKVTKLVPFGAFVRVEEGIEGLVHVSELAERHVEIPEQVVQVNDSVLVKIIDIDLERRRISLSLKQANEGVDINSEEFDPTLYGMTASYDEQGNYLYPEGFDPETGEWLEGYDEQRAAWEAQYAEAHARWEAHKKQVVEAEEGANAAAAPSTYSSSSSAPSSSTSTGGGSSSPASAAPEGSLASDEALQALREKLTGNA, encoded by the coding sequence ATGACGTCCTCTCTCGAGGCTCCTCCCCAGGTTGCGATCAACGACTTCGAGTCCGACGAGGCCTTCCTCGCCGCCATCGACGCGACCATCAAGTACTTCAACGACGGCGACATCGTCAGCGGCACCGTCGTCAAGGTCGACCGGGACGAGGTCCTGCTCGACATCGGTTACAAGACCGAAGGGGTCATCCCCTCCAAAGAGCTCTCCATCAAGCACGACGTGGACCCGTTCGACGTGGTCTCCGTCGGCGACGAGGTCGAGGCCCTCGTCCAGCAGAAGGAGGACAAGGAGGGTCGTCTGATCCTGTCCAAGAAGCGTGCTCAGTACGAGCGCGCCTGGGGCACGATCGAGAAGATCAAGGAAGAGGACGGTGTCGTCACCGGTTCGGTGATCGAGGTCGTCAAGGGTGGTCTGATCATCGACATCGGCCTGCGCGGCTTCCTGCCCGCCTCGCTCGTCGAGATGCGCCGCGTCCGCGACCTCCAGCCGTACGTCGGCATGGAGCTCGAGGCCAAGATCATCGAGCTCGACAAGAACCGCAACAACGTGGTCCTGTCCCGGCGCGCGTGGCTCGAGCAGACGCAGTCCGAGGTCCGCCAGAACTTCCTCACGCAGCTGCAGAAGGGCCAGATCCGCAAGGGTGTCGTGTCCTCCATCGTCAACTTCGGTGCCTTCGTGGACCTGGGTGGCGTGGACGGCCTCGTGCACGTCTCGGAGCTCTCCTGGAAGCACATCGACCACCCGTCCGAGGTCGTCGAGGTCGGCCAGGAGGTCACGGTCGAGGTCCTGGACGTCGACATGGACCGCGAGCGCGTCTCGCTGTCGCTGAAGGCGACCAAGGAAGACCCGTGGCAGGCGTTCGCCCGCACCCACCAGATCGGGCAGATCGTGCCGGGCAAGGTCACCAAGCTGGTGCCCTTCGGTGCGTTCGTCCGCGTCGAGGAGGGCATCGAGGGCCTGGTGCACGTCTCCGAGCTCGCCGAGCGTCACGTCGAGATCCCCGAGCAGGTCGTGCAGGTCAACGACTCGGTGCTCGTCAAGATCATCGACATCGACCTCGAGCGTCGCCGCATCTCGCTGTCGCTCAAGCAGGCCAACGAGGGCGTCGACATCAACTCCGAGGAGTTCGACCCGACGCTCTACGGCATGACGGCGAGCTACGACGAGCAGGGCAACTACCTGTACCCGGAGGGCTTCGACCCGGAGACGGGCGAGTGGCTCGAGGGCTACGACGAGCAGCGCGCGGCCTGGGAGGCCCAGTACGCCGAGGCTCACGCCCGCTGGGAGGCGCACAAGAAGCAGGTCGTCGAGGCCGAGGAGGGTGCCAACGCCGCGGCGGCGCCGTCCACGTACTCCTCGTCGTCCAGCGCGCCGAGCAGCAGCACGTCGACCGGGGGCGGCAGCTCGTCCCCCGCGTCGGCCGCTCCGGAGGGTTCGCTGGCCTCGGACGAGGCCCTGCAGGCCCTGCGGGAGAAGCTCACCGGCAACGCTTGA
- the polA gene encoding DNA polymerase I, whose translation MLLLDGHSLAYRAFFALPVENFSTATGQHTNGVFGFTSMLINVLRDEAPTHVGVAFDVSRQTFRSEMYSDYKANRSESPSEFRGQVDLVKEVLTALNIAFVDKPGFEADDVIGTLTTRARDAGWEVLVCTGDRDAFQLVSEDVTVLYPRKGVSDLARMTPEVVQERYLMTPERYPDLAALVGETSDNLPGVPGVGPKTAAKWLDQYGDLETLVQHAGELKGKAAQAFQERTEDVLLNRRINALVRDLELPLGIDDLERRPWNREAVHTLFDGLEFRVLRDRLLEALPNSDEMVAEGGFDVVGEQLVAGQLAGWLAEHTGDGRTGLDVIGHWGSGSGDVRALSLAAADGAAAYVDVTELLAQDEQVLATWLADEARPKAMHDAKGPLLALWARGWELAGLTSDTQLAAYLVRPDQRTFDLADLTVRYLKRELRVEGPEGEQDVTDAGQDALDFGDDDSGAKVAADASMVRARAVIDLADALDVQIEERGGTSLLYGVELPLLRTLARMERTGVAVDVDHLRALESEFDATVSRAAAEAYEVLGKQINLGSPKQLQVVLFDELGMPKTRRTKSGYTTDAEALQSLYAKTEHPFLQHLLVHRDAIRLRQTVEGLLKSIADDGRIHTTYVQTIAATGRLSSTDPNLQNIPIRTEEGRRIRQAFVVGPGYESLMSADYSQIEMRIMAHASDDQALIEAFRSGMDFHTVTASRVFGVEPDAVTGGERAKIKAMNYGLAYGLSAFGLSQQLHIETSEAKALMDEYFEGFGGVRTYLHGLVADARRTEYTETILGRRRYLPDLMSDNRQRREMAERMALNAPIQGSAADIIKVAMLDVEQALDDARMSSRMLLQVHDELVFEVGTGEREALEELVRAKMGQAVEMSVPLDVSVGVGRSWHDAAH comes from the coding sequence CTGCTCCTGCTCGACGGCCACTCGCTGGCGTACCGGGCCTTCTTCGCCCTGCCGGTCGAGAACTTCTCGACCGCCACCGGCCAGCACACCAACGGCGTCTTCGGCTTCACCTCGATGCTGATCAACGTCCTGCGCGACGAGGCGCCGACCCACGTGGGCGTCGCCTTCGACGTCAGCCGCCAGACGTTCCGCAGCGAGATGTACAGCGACTACAAGGCCAACCGCTCCGAGAGCCCCAGCGAGTTCCGCGGTCAGGTCGACCTGGTCAAGGAGGTCCTGACCGCCCTCAACATCGCCTTCGTCGACAAGCCCGGCTTCGAGGCCGACGACGTCATCGGCACCCTCACCACCCGGGCGCGCGACGCCGGCTGGGAGGTGCTGGTCTGCACCGGCGACCGCGACGCCTTCCAGCTGGTCAGCGAGGACGTCACCGTCCTCTACCCCCGCAAGGGGGTCTCCGACCTCGCCCGGATGACGCCGGAGGTGGTCCAGGAGCGCTACCTGATGACGCCGGAGCGCTACCCCGACCTCGCCGCGCTGGTCGGCGAGACGAGCGACAACCTGCCCGGGGTCCCCGGCGTCGGGCCCAAGACCGCCGCCAAGTGGCTCGACCAGTACGGCGACCTCGAGACCCTCGTCCAGCACGCCGGCGAGCTCAAGGGCAAGGCCGCGCAGGCCTTCCAGGAGCGCACCGAGGACGTGCTGCTCAACCGGCGGATCAACGCGCTCGTGCGCGACCTCGAGCTGCCCCTGGGCATCGACGACCTCGAGCGGCGGCCGTGGAACCGCGAGGCGGTCCACACGCTGTTCGACGGGCTCGAGTTCCGGGTGCTGCGCGACCGCCTGCTGGAGGCCCTGCCGAACTCCGACGAGATGGTCGCCGAGGGCGGCTTCGACGTGGTGGGGGAGCAGCTCGTCGCTGGCCAGCTCGCCGGGTGGCTGGCCGAGCACACCGGCGACGGGCGCACCGGGCTGGACGTGATCGGGCACTGGGGCTCGGGCTCCGGCGACGTGCGGGCGCTCTCGCTCGCCGCGGCCGACGGCGCCGCGGCGTACGTCGACGTGACCGAGCTGCTGGCGCAGGACGAGCAGGTGCTGGCGACCTGGCTGGCCGACGAGGCCCGGCCCAAGGCCATGCACGACGCCAAGGGCCCGCTGCTCGCGCTCTGGGCCCGCGGGTGGGAGCTCGCCGGCCTGACGTCGGACACCCAGCTCGCCGCCTACCTGGTGCGGCCCGACCAGCGCACCTTCGACCTGGCCGACCTCACCGTGCGCTACCTCAAGCGCGAGCTTCGGGTCGAGGGGCCCGAGGGCGAGCAGGACGTCACCGACGCCGGCCAGGACGCCCTCGACTTCGGCGACGACGACTCCGGCGCCAAGGTCGCCGCCGACGCGTCGATGGTCCGGGCGCGGGCCGTCATCGACCTCGCCGACGCCCTCGACGTCCAGATCGAGGAGCGGGGCGGCACGAGCCTGCTCTACGGCGTCGAGCTGCCGCTGCTGCGCACCCTCGCTCGGATGGAGCGGACCGGCGTCGCGGTCGACGTCGACCACCTGCGGGCGCTGGAGTCGGAGTTCGACGCCACCGTCTCGCGCGCCGCGGCGGAGGCGTACGAGGTCCTGGGCAAGCAGATCAACCTCGGCTCGCCCAAGCAGCTGCAGGTGGTGCTCTTCGACGAGCTCGGCATGCCCAAGACGCGGCGCACCAAGTCGGGCTACACCACCGACGCCGAGGCCCTGCAGAGCCTCTACGCCAAGACCGAGCACCCCTTCCTGCAGCACCTGCTGGTCCACCGCGACGCCATCCGGCTGCGCCAGACCGTCGAGGGGCTGCTCAAGTCGATCGCGGACGACGGGCGGATCCACACCACCTACGTCCAGACGATCGCCGCGACCGGCCGGCTCTCGAGCACCGACCCCAACCTGCAGAACATCCCGATCCGCACCGAGGAGGGCCGGCGGATCCGCCAGGCCTTCGTCGTCGGCCCGGGCTACGAGTCGCTGATGTCGGCCGACTACAGCCAGATCGAGATGCGGATCATGGCCCACGCCAGCGACGACCAGGCGCTGATCGAGGCCTTCCGCTCGGGCATGGACTTCCACACCGTCACCGCCTCGCGCGTCTTCGGGGTCGAGCCCGACGCGGTCACCGGCGGCGAGCGGGCCAAGATCAAGGCGATGAACTACGGGCTGGCGTACGGCCTGTCCGCCTTCGGGCTGAGCCAGCAGCTGCACATCGAGACGTCCGAGGCCAAGGCGCTCATGGACGAGTACTTCGAGGGCTTCGGCGGCGTGCGGACCTACCTGCACGGGCTGGTGGCCGACGCGCGGCGCACCGAGTACACCGAGACGATCCTCGGCCGGCGCCGCTACCTGCCCGACCTGATGAGCGACAACCGGCAGCGCCGCGAGATGGCCGAGCGGATGGCGCTGAACGCGCCGATCCAGGGCTCCGCCGCCGACATCATCAAGGTGGCGATGCTCGACGTCGAGCAGGCGCTCGACGACGCCCGGATGAGCAGCCGGATGCTGCTCCAGGTCCACGACGAGCTCGTGTTCGAGGTCGGCACGGGGGAGCGCGAGGCGCTCGAGGAGCTCGTCCGAGCCAAGATGGGCCAGGCGGTGGAGATGAGCGTGCCGCTGGACGTCTCGGTGGGCGTCGGGCGGAGCTGGCACGACGCCGCGCACTGA
- a CDS encoding PaaI family thioesterase, translated as MTEPSPTPSPSSPTGPAPLPAWWATTASALDAKMGLEVTELTPDRVVGSMPVEGNTQPFGLWHGGASCVLAETLASIGSFAHARTLAPGSAAVGVDLNATHHRSVRAGRVTGTATALRLGRRVTSYEVVLTDDEGRRVGTARVTCQVVPGEPAPAGADGAE; from the coding sequence GTGACCGAGCCGAGCCCGACCCCCTCCCCGAGCTCCCCCACGGGCCCCGCACCGCTGCCCGCGTGGTGGGCCACGACCGCCAGCGCGCTCGACGCCAAGATGGGCCTGGAGGTGACCGAGCTGACGCCCGACCGGGTGGTCGGCTCGATGCCCGTCGAGGGCAACACCCAGCCCTTCGGGCTGTGGCACGGCGGAGCCTCGTGCGTGCTGGCCGAGACGCTCGCCTCGATCGGGTCGTTCGCCCACGCCCGGACGCTGGCCCCCGGCTCCGCGGCCGTCGGCGTCGACCTGAACGCCACCCACCACCGCTCCGTGCGGGCCGGCCGGGTGACCGGGACCGCCACCGCCCTGCGCCTGGGCCGGCGCGTGACCTCGTACGAGGTGGTGCTCACCGACGACGAGGGCCGCCGCGTCGGCACGGCCCGGGTCACCTGCCAGGTGGTGCCGGGCGAGCCCGCGCCCGCCGGCGCGGACGGAGCCGAGTAG
- a CDS encoding SRPBCC family protein, with the protein MPQVVARAWVGVPPALAFAVSQTTGEVRLRWDPFIRAQHLLDAERPGKDVRTVTRSRVGPVGGFRMVTRYVSYRPPTSVGMTMEEGPWFFASFGGGWRFDAEAREGVEGTLATWKYTYAVRPRLLRPVAEPIGQRLLGREISARIEAFRRACADPDVLSAAS; encoded by the coding sequence GTGCCCCAGGTCGTCGCCCGGGCCTGGGTCGGGGTCCCGCCGGCGCTCGCCTTCGCCGTCAGCCAGACCACCGGCGAGGTCCGGCTGCGCTGGGACCCCTTCATCCGCGCGCAGCACCTGCTCGACGCCGAGCGGCCGGGCAAGGACGTGCGCACCGTGACCCGGTCCAGGGTCGGGCCGGTCGGCGGCTTCCGCATGGTCACCCGCTACGTCTCCTACCGCCCACCCACCTCGGTCGGCATGACGATGGAGGAGGGCCCGTGGTTCTTCGCCTCCTTCGGGGGCGGCTGGCGCTTCGACGCCGAGGCCCGCGAGGGCGTGGAGGGCACGCTCGCCACCTGGAAGTACACGTACGCGGTGCGCCCGCGGCTGCTGCGCCCGGTCGCCGAGCCGATCGGCCAGCGGCTGCTCGGGAGGGAGATCTCCGCCCGCATCGAGGCCTTCCGGCGGGCCTGCGCCGACCCCGACGTGCTCTCCGCGGCTTCCTGA
- a CDS encoding branched-chain amino acid ABC transporter substrate-binding protein — protein MPARSLTRVVALGAIAALSLTACANGTDNGTGGGGDTPTDLIISTDLPLQGASASTSESTNNLIQLYLDQVGGKAGNYNIKLQTYDDSTAAKGAWDDAACAKNATDHVANTNEVAVMGTYNSGCAKIELPTLNNDNLLMVSHANTNPGLTKEWDPGEPGKYYPSGTRNFARVITTDDYQGVGAAAFAANDLKVKKAYVLNDNQTYGLGVARAFEENAQKNGIEIVGKGSWDAKQPNYTALFQSIKASGADIVYLGGIYDNNGGQLVKDKVSVLGPNDGAVKLLAPDGFTGYPDLLALDQSKGMYLTFAGLTQDQLVKAGGEGAKLLEAYQAKYNKAPDGSYPLYGVAAVQVILDAIAKSDGTRQSVTEQVLGGSGITIPADQSVLGKEIKIDPATGDTSAKDLTIEVVKDNKETFFKSQSIS, from the coding sequence TTGCCAGCACGATCTCTGACGCGCGTCGTGGCGCTGGGCGCGATCGCCGCCCTGTCCCTGACGGCGTGCGCCAACGGCACCGACAACGGCACCGGAGGCGGCGGGGACACCCCGACCGACCTGATCATCTCCACCGACCTGCCGCTGCAGGGCGCCAGCGCGTCGACCTCGGAGTCGACCAACAACCTGATCCAGCTCTACCTCGACCAGGTCGGGGGCAAGGCGGGCAACTACAACATCAAGCTGCAGACCTACGACGACTCCACCGCCGCCAAGGGCGCATGGGACGACGCGGCCTGCGCCAAGAACGCGACCGACCACGTGGCCAACACCAACGAGGTGGCGGTCATGGGCACGTACAACTCCGGCTGCGCCAAGATCGAGCTGCCGACCCTCAACAACGACAACCTGCTGATGGTCAGCCACGCCAACACCAACCCGGGCCTCACCAAGGAGTGGGACCCGGGCGAGCCCGGCAAGTACTACCCGAGCGGCACGCGCAACTTCGCCCGCGTGATCACCACCGACGACTACCAGGGTGTGGGCGCGGCGGCGTTCGCGGCCAACGACCTCAAGGTCAAGAAGGCCTACGTCCTCAACGACAACCAGACCTACGGCCTGGGTGTCGCGCGCGCCTTCGAGGAGAACGCGCAGAAGAACGGCATCGAGATCGTCGGCAAGGGCAGCTGGGACGCCAAGCAGCCCAACTACACCGCCCTGTTCCAGTCGATCAAGGCCTCCGGCGCCGACATCGTCTACCTCGGCGGCATCTACGACAACAACGGCGGCCAGCTCGTCAAGGACAAGGTCTCGGTCCTCGGCCCGAACGACGGCGCGGTCAAGCTGCTGGCGCCGGACGGCTTCACCGGCTACCCGGACCTGCTGGCCCTCGACCAGTCGAAGGGCATGTACCTGACCTTCGCCGGTCTGACCCAGGACCAGCTCGTCAAGGCCGGTGGCGAGGGCGCCAAGCTCCTCGAGGCCTACCAGGCCAAGTACAACAAGGCTCCGGACGGCTCGTACCCGCTGTACGGCGTCGCCGCGGTCCAGGTGATCCTGGACGCGATCGCCAAGTCCGACGGCACCCGCCAGAGCGTGACCGAGCAGGTGCTCGGCGGCTCGGGGATCACCATCCCCGCCGACCAGTCGGTGCTGGGCAAGGAGATCAAGATCGACCCGGCGACGGGCGACACCTCCGCGAAGGACCTCACGATCGAGGTCGTCAAGGACAACAAGGAGACGTTCTTCAAGTCGCAGTCCATCTCCTGA
- a CDS encoding branched-chain amino acid ABC transporter permease, with the protein MATASLVVGGTQRKAKVRLGPLVERVLGYAVLALVLVWFVANIVADPDRFLGSLLVGLQNGLLYALVALGYTMVYGIVELINFAHGDLFMLTTIIAAGLMVGLLGVTQLTAISILALLLALVVCMAAGGFINMSAEFLAYRRLRSAPKLAPLMTAVGLSFIFRGIAQQEYVNGSAQKNWPIVWGGPVVEGVYIYKLVMVLAVTVPLLLLMTYIVSRTKMGKAMRAVAQDQDGARLMGINVNGTISFVFGLGGALAGAAGVLYFLCQTQTYYDTGTQLGLIAFTSAVLGGIGNLSGAVVGGLAIGIIQAINEGGAYGLGSNWSQSVVFIILIILMVFKPEGIFGRPTTEKV; encoded by the coding sequence GTGGCCACAGCGTCGCTCGTCGTCGGGGGTACCCAGAGAAAGGCCAAGGTCCGGCTCGGACCACTGGTCGAGCGTGTCCTGGGTTACGCCGTCCTCGCCCTGGTCCTCGTCTGGTTCGTCGCGAACATCGTCGCCGACCCCGACCGCTTCCTCGGCTCGCTCCTCGTCGGGCTCCAGAACGGTCTGCTCTACGCCCTCGTCGCCCTCGGCTACACGATGGTGTACGGCATCGTGGAGCTCATCAACTTCGCCCACGGCGACCTCTTCATGCTCACCACGATCATCGCGGCGGGCCTCATGGTCGGCCTGCTCGGCGTGACGCAGCTGACCGCGATCAGCATCCTCGCCCTGCTCCTGGCCCTCGTGGTCTGCATGGCCGCCGGCGGCTTCATCAACATGTCGGCCGAGTTCCTCGCCTACCGCCGGCTGCGCTCCGCGCCCAAGCTGGCGCCGCTGATGACCGCCGTCGGCCTGTCCTTCATCTTCCGCGGCATCGCCCAGCAGGAGTACGTCAACGGCTCGGCCCAGAAGAACTGGCCGATCGTGTGGGGCGGCCCGGTCGTCGAGGGCGTCTACATCTACAAGCTGGTGATGGTCCTCGCGGTCACCGTGCCGCTGCTGCTCCTCATGACCTACATCGTGTCGCGCACCAAGATGGGCAAGGCCATGCGCGCGGTCGCGCAGGACCAGGACGGCGCCCGCCTGATGGGCATCAACGTCAACGGCACGATCTCGTTCGTCTTCGGCCTCGGCGGCGCCCTGGCCGGTGCGGCCGGCGTCCTGTACTTCCTGTGCCAGACGCAGACCTACTACGACACGGGCACGCAGCTCGGCCTCATCGCCTTCACCTCCGCGGTGCTCGGCGGCATCGGCAACCTGAGCGGCGCGGTCGTCGGCGGGCTGGCGATCGGCATCATCCAGGCCATCAACGAGGGAGGCGCCTACGGGCTCGGCTCGAACTGGTCGCAGAGCGTCGTCTTCATCATCCTGATCATCCTGATGGTCTTCAAGCCCGAGGGCATCTTCGGGCGTCCCACCACGGAGAAGGTGTAG